A genome region from Alkalimarinus coralli includes the following:
- the glnE gene encoding bifunctional [glutamate--ammonia ligase]-adenylyl-L-tyrosine phosphorylase/[glutamate--ammonia-ligase] adenylyltransferase, translated as MIEQLRVHISSRDSVFQGKLESSLSCFEANYNKLDVAIGVDWDADLYASIISIWCLSDFVAEATSRNPLLLSDLIDSNDLFSDYGETSLKSRLSNALSSVCNEDELMSALRRFRCREMVRIIWRDLLKIASMEQTTLDMSLLAGECIDQALKWLYDDCCSKWGTPYGMESRAPQSMVVLGMGKLGAYELNVSSDIDLIFAYPEKGETKGGKKSIENQTFFVRLGQRLVNALDKTTADGFVFRTDMRLRPYGGSGALALSFAAMEEYYQDQGREWERYAMIKARTVAGDLESGRNLMQSLKPFVYRRYIDFSVFQSLRDMKDMIGREVRRKGMENNIKLGSGGIREVEFIVQAFQLIRGGRDIHLQRPELKLVLNALEESCLLPAEVVSELREAYVFLRNVEHAIQGINDQQTQMLPDNDIDRKRVALALGFENWQLMLDQLNVHRQSVSRHFSEIIAPDDQKKEATASDVWLGLWLGELPDTAAIVLLKDNGFEAPEDSNTLISNLRNQRSVQVMQSQGRERLDVFIPLLLAEITKQKHRSLTLQRILLLVESVLRRTAYLVLLNENPGALKQLVWLCSVSPWVAEQLASTPLLLDELLNSESLYNPPDKEMLEDELRQQLLRIPEDDLEEQMEALRHFKKAHVLRVAASELRGTLPLMKVSDYLTWIAEAELDQVIDIAWRHLTEKHGFPVRSNGEVCDLDFAIIAYGKMGGIELGYTSDLDLVFLHSGDVNKPTTGDKSIDTGVFFTRLGQRVIHILNTQTAAGQIYEVDMRLRPSGNSGLLVCSIGAFEDYQRKNAWTWEHQALTRARFVAGSTALGKAFDDVRRSILSQQRDIAALRNDVVEMREKMRASLGTKAANGEAPEVFHVKHDKGGIVDIEFLCQFAVLGWSHEYPELLKWSDNVRILEEMAKCELLDIESSERLTEIYKSMRSLIHKRALQKLNSQVEPTAFSEEREYVSSKWGEVVMNG; from the coding sequence GTGATTGAGCAACTTAGGGTACATATTTCCAGTCGAGACTCTGTCTTTCAAGGCAAGTTAGAATCGAGCCTTAGCTGTTTTGAGGCAAACTATAATAAATTGGACGTTGCTATAGGTGTAGATTGGGATGCTGACCTATACGCGAGCATCATTTCTATTTGGTGCTTAAGCGACTTTGTTGCTGAAGCCACCTCTCGAAACCCACTCCTGCTGTCTGATTTAATCGATAGTAATGACCTATTTTCTGATTATGGTGAAACATCACTGAAGAGTCGTCTCTCAAATGCTTTATCAAGTGTATGCAATGAAGATGAGCTAATGAGTGCTCTTAGGCGTTTTCGATGCCGGGAGATGGTGCGTATTATCTGGCGCGATCTGCTGAAGATTGCCAGCATGGAGCAAACAACACTTGATATGAGTCTGCTAGCAGGCGAGTGCATTGATCAGGCGTTGAAATGGCTCTATGACGATTGTTGCAGCAAATGGGGGACGCCGTATGGAATGGAGTCTAGAGCTCCTCAGAGCATGGTCGTGTTGGGTATGGGCAAATTGGGGGCTTATGAGTTAAACGTGTCGTCTGATATCGATCTTATTTTTGCTTATCCGGAAAAAGGGGAGACTAAGGGAGGCAAAAAGAGTATCGAGAACCAGACCTTTTTCGTTCGTTTGGGGCAGCGCCTTGTTAATGCCCTGGATAAGACTACGGCTGATGGGTTTGTTTTCCGAACTGATATGCGGTTAAGGCCTTATGGAGGTAGCGGAGCGTTGGCACTGAGCTTTGCGGCAATGGAGGAATACTACCAGGATCAAGGGCGTGAGTGGGAGCGCTATGCGATGATTAAGGCTCGCACTGTCGCTGGTGACCTGGAATCGGGGCGCAACTTAATGCAAAGCCTAAAGCCGTTTGTATATAGACGTTATATCGACTTTTCGGTCTTTCAGTCACTTAGGGATATGAAGGATATGATAGGCCGGGAGGTTCGACGCAAGGGAATGGAAAATAATATAAAACTTGGCTCAGGAGGAATTAGAGAAGTTGAGTTTATTGTTCAGGCGTTCCAGTTAATTCGGGGCGGGCGCGACATTCACCTTCAAAGGCCTGAGCTGAAGCTGGTTTTAAACGCACTTGAAGAGAGTTGTTTACTTCCAGCGGAGGTTGTTAGCGAGCTTCGTGAGGCCTATGTTTTTCTACGCAATGTTGAACATGCAATACAAGGGATCAACGACCAACAAACGCAAATGCTGCCCGACAATGATATTGACCGGAAGAGAGTTGCGCTTGCCCTGGGCTTTGAAAATTGGCAGCTGATGCTGGATCAGCTAAATGTTCATCGACAAAGTGTGAGCCGCCACTTCTCGGAGATCATAGCGCCAGACGATCAAAAAAAGGAAGCGACAGCATCTGATGTTTGGCTTGGCTTATGGTTGGGGGAACTTCCTGATACTGCTGCGATAGTTTTGCTAAAAGATAACGGGTTTGAAGCTCCAGAGGACAGCAATACCTTAATATCAAATCTTAGAAATCAAAGAAGCGTCCAGGTTATGCAATCCCAAGGGCGAGAGAGGTTAGACGTTTTTATTCCTCTTTTGCTTGCGGAAATCACTAAACAAAAGCACCGTTCGTTGACGTTACAGCGCATTTTGTTGCTTGTCGAATCGGTGCTGAGACGCACAGCTTATTTGGTTCTTCTGAACGAGAATCCGGGGGCACTTAAGCAATTGGTGTGGTTATGCTCTGTTAGCCCTTGGGTCGCTGAGCAGCTTGCATCAACGCCATTGTTGCTGGATGAACTGTTGAACTCTGAGAGCCTATATAATCCGCCTGATAAAGAGATGCTGGAAGATGAGTTAAGGCAGCAGTTGCTTAGGATTCCTGAGGATGATCTGGAGGAACAAATGGAGGCGCTAAGGCATTTTAAGAAAGCGCATGTGTTGAGGGTTGCTGCGTCAGAGTTAAGAGGAACACTCCCTTTAATGAAGGTCAGTGATTACTTAACCTGGATCGCAGAAGCAGAGTTAGATCAGGTCATTGATATTGCTTGGCGCCACCTAACCGAGAAACACGGTTTTCCTGTCAGATCCAATGGTGAAGTTTGTGATTTAGATTTTGCGATTATTGCGTATGGAAAAATGGGGGGGATTGAATTGGGGTATACCTCTGACTTAGATCTGGTATTTTTGCACTCAGGAGATGTCAATAAACCCACAACTGGCGATAAGTCAATCGACACAGGGGTGTTTTTCACCCGGCTGGGCCAGCGAGTGATACATATTCTAAACACGCAAACGGCTGCGGGACAGATCTACGAAGTTGATATGCGTTTGAGACCATCAGGGAATTCTGGATTGTTAGTTTGCTCAATTGGTGCTTTTGAGGATTATCAAAGAAAAAATGCCTGGACATGGGAGCATCAAGCGTTAACAAGAGCACGTTTTGTCGCAGGTAGCACTGCATTGGGAAAGGCTTTTGATGATGTTCGCAGGAGTATACTGAGTCAACAGCGAGACATTGCCGCTTTACGGAACGACGTCGTTGAAATGAGGGAGAAAATGAGGGCTTCATTGGGCACTAAAGCAGCCAATGGAGAAGCCCCGGAAGTATTCCATGTTAAGCATGACAAAGGCGGGATTGTTGATATAGAGTTTCTTTGTCAATTTGCCGTGTTGGGTTGGTCTCATGAATATCCAGAGCTTCTTAAATGGTCGGACAATGTGCGAATTTTGGAGGAGATGGCAAAATGTGAATTGCTGGATATAGAGTCTTCTGAAAGGTTAACTGAAATATATAAATCCATGCGCTCTCTGATCCATAAACGAGCGTTACAAAAGCTCAACAGCCAGGTTGAACCAACAGCGTTTTCAGAAGAGCGTGAATATGTGTCGTCGAAGTGGGGGGAAGTTGTGATGAATGGTTAA
- a CDS encoding O-antigen ligase family protein, with product MNVAIEQQSAFFNWKENKIVSLLFVGFVLHILSLFSPLSNKAVNNVFYIGVMFPALLLTRWSDIKALFSSNLVKIATLYGFITSLMMAITLDANKIKYVAYFLSFVLAFYHLSKFKLLKPQIVAFTIALFVLTYAVIQLLIFYFGYDNPIYRRPWFSGWQLFTPSYFTAYISVASTTAAYYLLVRKSPVLFFMLVTLVGALFVITQTRMGLLGVLLSMPFFLWLSFKQGVLSISVKFVLTVLIFSVLISALYLAGVFDVLTVRGESYRLLIAKTAWTEGMNCNALVGCGYAHDFALDIGSRILITEHSSYSNQALRSGLIGVILLAAVIIGTVRAGCRIKSPWVLSFVAGCGCLLVEGQSLMAQPRAFTQLIFWFPFCMVVMAELEDRRKDQKA from the coding sequence ATGAATGTAGCTATAGAGCAACAAAGCGCTTTTTTTAACTGGAAAGAAAACAAAATTGTATCGCTGCTTTTTGTAGGGTTTGTACTGCATATACTATCGCTATTTTCTCCACTATCAAACAAAGCTGTAAACAACGTTTTCTATATAGGGGTCATGTTTCCTGCGTTATTGCTGACGAGGTGGAGTGATATCAAGGCGCTCTTTAGCTCTAACTTGGTCAAAATTGCTACGCTTTACGGCTTTATTACCTCTCTGATGATGGCTATTACCTTGGATGCGAATAAAATAAAATACGTCGCTTATTTCCTTTCTTTCGTTTTAGCTTTTTATCATTTGTCGAAATTCAAACTGCTTAAACCACAGATTGTTGCGTTTACGATAGCTTTGTTCGTGTTGACTTATGCAGTCATACAATTGCTTATATTCTATTTCGGGTACGATAACCCAATCTACAGGCGCCCTTGGTTTTCCGGGTGGCAACTGTTTACCCCAAGCTATTTTACGGCTTATATCAGTGTTGCTAGCACAACTGCAGCCTATTATCTACTTGTACGGAAGTCGCCTGTACTATTTTTTATGCTGGTTACTCTAGTGGGTGCTCTGTTTGTTATTACACAAACTCGAATGGGGCTGCTCGGTGTTTTATTGTCTATGCCATTTTTTTTATGGTTATCATTTAAGCAGGGGGTGCTATCAATCTCAGTTAAGTTTGTGCTGACTGTGTTGATTTTTTCAGTGCTCATATCTGCTTTATATTTGGCTGGCGTGTTTGATGTTTTGACAGTGAGAGGAGAAAGCTACCGTTTGCTTATTGCTAAAACGGCTTGGACTGAGGGGATGAACTGTAATGCTCTAGTGGGTTGTGGATATGCCCATGATTTTGCATTGGATATAGGCTCCAGGATATTGATTACAGAGCATAGTTCTTATTCAAATCAGGCGCTCCGGTCAGGTTTAATTGGGGTTATCTTATTGGCGGCAGTCATCATTGGGACGGTTCGTGCCGGTTGCAGAATAAAGTCCCCTTGGGTTCTCTCTTTTGTTGCTGGATGCGGTTGTTTGCTGGTGGAAGGTCAGTCGCTAATGGCTCAACCCAGAGCCTTTACTCAGCTAATATTCTGGTTTCCTTTTTGTATGGTCGTTATGGCAGAACTCGAAGATAGGCGTAAAGATCAAAAGGCCTAG